A part of candidate division WOR-3 bacterium genomic DNA contains:
- a CDS encoding flippase translates to MASLPSLDADHPVVTGRLIAANTFFLAIADIANKLIMFGFYVVIARKLSVEDYGVLSFALAFVTMLAVFSDLGLGTITARGVARDKRNAAKYVRNALGIKLFAAFGVVILIIVLVNILGYPWRTVKIVYITSVFVLETAFTSYFVYVFQGFERMHWTSLTRLLQSGILIVGALLIPPGAKAVEMFALLYVVSGFIAALFAFVVISCFFVRPGLSFDLSEWRNMIQAAAPVGITLILVTFYYWNGSTFLSKIHGDAAVGIYTAAYRLALAVTFLGLAFSSALYPVFSRLFVSDLPRLQKAFERALRYMTLLMAPIAVIGSVLPKPITLLVYGSNYGGTVGVLAVMIWWSFFACLNSLISNYFIAIDKPVVGTIQAAISLGVNVLGNIILIPKWGAIGAAIAIVSAEAIGTGYLFIRQLKTAAGIKFSRFVIILLLGFGAAIPVGVVALVGRSWNLLAVLVLSAIVYMIFLLLTGGINRQDLKFGYALLKKQNE, encoded by the coding sequence ATGGCTTCTTTACCATCATTGGACGCTGACCACCCCGTCGTAACCGGGCGGCTGATTGCTGCCAATACCTTTTTCCTTGCGATTGCCGATATTGCCAATAAATTGATTATGTTTGGATTTTATGTGGTAATAGCCCGGAAACTTAGTGTTGAGGATTACGGGGTGCTTTCCTTCGCACTGGCATTTGTAACAATGCTGGCGGTCTTCTCGGATCTGGGGTTAGGAACAATAACCGCCCGTGGTGTTGCTCGGGATAAAAGAAATGCTGCCAAGTATGTGAGAAACGCCTTGGGGATAAAACTTTTTGCCGCCTTTGGGGTAGTAATCTTGATTATTGTCTTGGTGAACATTTTGGGCTACCCTTGGCGGACGGTTAAAATAGTCTACATCACCAGTGTGTTTGTTCTTGAGACCGCGTTTACCTCCTATTTTGTATATGTATTTCAGGGATTCGAAAGGATGCATTGGACCTCGTTGACCCGTCTACTGCAGAGTGGAATTTTAATTGTGGGGGCGCTACTTATCCCTCCAGGTGCGAAAGCGGTGGAGATGTTTGCCCTTTTATATGTCGTGAGTGGTTTTATTGCCGCCCTTTTTGCCTTCGTAGTTATTTCCTGCTTTTTTGTCAGACCGGGACTCAGTTTTGACCTCTCAGAGTGGCGCAATATGATTCAGGCGGCAGCACCTGTGGGAATAACACTTATCCTTGTTACCTTTTATTACTGGAACGGCTCAACATTTCTCTCCAAGATTCACGGGGATGCGGCAGTTGGCATCTACACTGCGGCTTACAGGTTGGCGCTGGCGGTCACCTTCCTCGGGCTTGCCTTTTCCAGTGCCCTTTATCCGGTGTTTTCCCGGCTTTTCGTCTCCGATTTGCCCCGGTTGCAAAAGGCTTTTGAGAGAGCGTTGAGGTATATGACATTACTGATGGCACCAATTGCGGTAATCGGGAGCGTCTTACCAAAACCCATTACACTCCTGGTGTATGGTTCGAATTATGGAGGGACGGTTGGGGTGTTGGCGGTAATGATATGGTGGAGTTTTTTTGCCTGCCTCAATTCCTTAATCAGCAATTACTTTATCGCAATAGATAAACCGGTTGTCGGGACAATTCAAGCGGCAATCTCTTTGGGGGTTAATGTCTTGGGTAATATTATTCTTATCCCCAAGTGGGGAGCGATTGGTGCGGCAATTGCGATTGTGAGTGCGGAGGCGATTGGCACAGGCTACCTGTTTATCAGGCAGTTGAAAACTGCCGCTGGAATCAAATTCAGCCGTTTTGTGATAATTTTGCTGTTAGGGTTTGGCGCTGCAATTCCAGTGGGAGTGGTTGCGCTGGTTGGGCGGAGCTGGAATCTTTTGGCGGTTTTGGTGTTGAGTGCGATTGTTTATATGATTTTTCTCCTATTAACAGGTGGTATTAATCGCCAGGATTTGAAGTTTGGCTATGCGTTGTTGAAAAAACAGAATGAGTGA
- a CDS encoding O-antigen ligase family protein, with protein sequence MSEVLGVKAFSFKKGQLHLFLIFETGLILIFLFLLYLGLPGLAIAVLIAPFQLLLWALLVNDIQRVLVAFMTFLPFSGVSFFPPPYDRYIFFTGTVFLLVFLKMTDYLGAEGLRPKTEEERARSAGSHTPVISLKWVPFLLLGIWTVLSTVNAIRHGWGRGFLLVMTAITVEVLIIAYFLATAPKAIEDVKRLLYLLVGMTVLVVILITLLSPSRDVIWGLGGRMIRLPLTEVNLNTVGFFVGPVAVLALGMAEGESQKRERFLLRVAVVFLVIMLVLTKSRGSWFGFGAAFLYLLIRARSPWLLFLAVVLAIGITGLSIFRGVFLGRLESVSAYDPSLFGRAILWNFAYNIGKANWLFGVGIENFRYVKHFYGFPLPLSRGLDFNSHNIYLEIFVDLGVVGLFAFIWLLAGAFIRYLKVKREWEGWGLSLGLSAALVAYCIHGLADCVLFMPGVFALLGVFIGLSIAIERLAAKYT encoded by the coding sequence ATGAGTGAGGTTTTAGGGGTAAAGGCGTTTTCTTTTAAAAAAGGGCAGTTGCACCTTTTCCTCATATTTGAGACGGGTCTTATTCTAATCTTTCTTTTTTTGCTCTATTTGGGTCTTCCCGGTTTGGCAATTGCGGTGCTGATAGCCCCTTTTCAACTGTTATTATGGGCTTTGCTCGTTAATGATATCCAAAGGGTGCTCGTGGCCTTTATGACCTTTTTGCCATTTTCTGGTGTCTCGTTTTTTCCCCCGCCTTATGACAGGTATATTTTTTTCACAGGAACAGTTTTTCTTTTGGTTTTTTTGAAAATGACAGATTACCTGGGTGCGGAGGGGTTAAGACCGAAGACCGAAGAGGAAAGGGCAAGGTCTGCTGGTTCGCACACACCGGTGATTTCTCTTAAATGGGTGCCATTTCTCTTGTTGGGAATATGGACGGTTCTTTCCACGGTCAATGCCATCCGGCATGGGTGGGGTCGCGGCTTTCTATTAGTGATGACAGCAATTACCGTTGAGGTGTTGATAATCGCCTATTTCTTGGCAACAGCGCCTAAGGCAATTGAGGATGTGAAAAGGTTGTTATATCTTCTGGTGGGGATGACAGTTTTGGTGGTGATATTAATCACTCTCCTTTCCCCCTCGCGTGATGTGATCTGGGGTCTAGGAGGAAGAATGATTAGGTTGCCTCTCACCGAGGTCAATCTTAATACCGTGGGCTTTTTTGTAGGTCCTGTGGCGGTTTTGGCATTGGGGATGGCAGAGGGAGAGAGTCAAAAAAGGGAGCGTTTTTTACTTAGGGTCGCGGTGGTTTTCCTTGTGATTATGCTTGTTCTCACAAAGTCACGCGGCTCTTGGTTTGGATTTGGTGCTGCTTTTCTTTATCTTTTGATAAGAGCCCGCTCCCCGTGGCTGCTTTTCCTGGCGGTGGTCTTAGCTATAGGGATAACCGGGCTTTCCATTTTCCGGGGTGTCTTTTTAGGAAGGCTTGAGAGTGTGAGTGCCTATGACCCCTCGCTTTTTGGACGGGCGATATTATGGAACTTCGCCTATAATATTGGCAAGGCCAACTGGCTTTTTGGTGTGGGGATAGAGAACTTTCGTTATGTGAAGCACTTTTACGGTTTTCCGCTACCTCTTTCCCGAGGATTGGACTTCAATTCCCATAATATCTATCTGGAAATTTTTGTGGATTTAGGGGTTGTTGGGCTTTTTGCTTTTATCTGGTTGTTGGCTGGTGCCTTTATTCGGTATTTAAAGGTGAAAAGGGAGTGGGAGGGATGGGGATTAAGTCTTGGTTTGAGCGCAGCGCTTGTTGCCTATTGCATCCACGGGCTGGCTGACTGTGTTTTATTTATGCCCGGCGTTTTTGCCTTGCTGGGAGTTTTTATAGGGTTGAGTATCGCTATCGAGCGCTTGGCGGCTAAGTATACATAA
- a CDS encoding glycosyltransferase family 1 protein, whose product MRIGVDGISFAFEFTGVGRYLLSMLQELVQVVSADEVIIYSPKPIDLCLPGSNYRIRTVPNLLSRRPTLWTQFILPGLLKEDKIDVFWAQPTNLPLRLKHPCRRVLTLHDLVPYIAPESMQLRALLRMRLLLKPVANAADVVVCVSGFTAKMGERFLRLNGKKIRVVKEAAAFGFKPLPKETARAIVRERFHLDGDYLIFVSTIEPRKDHPTLFKALRLVPEAPLLVLVGSRGWRSKGVFQEMARLEKEGRVRYLGKVADEDLRALYSAALLAVYPSRYEGFGLPVLEAMACGCPVLSSDSSSLPEVGGEAAEYFRSGDHEDLAKRLRGLLRNEERLKEMVRQGFENVNKFSFRKAAEELVKIFREVVYD is encoded by the coding sequence ATGCGGATTGGCGTTGACGGCATCTCCTTTGCCTTTGAGTTTACCGGGGTGGGCAGGTATTTGCTCAGTATGCTCCAGGAGCTGGTGCAAGTGGTTAGTGCCGATGAGGTTATCATCTATTCACCAAAGCCAATTGACCTTTGCCTTCCGGGAAGCAACTATCGCATCCGCACAGTGCCGAATTTGTTGTCTCGCCGACCCACGCTTTGGACACAGTTTATTCTGCCGGGGTTGCTGAAAGAGGATAAAATTGATGTTTTCTGGGCGCAGCCGACCAATCTGCCACTCCGACTCAAACATCCTTGCCGCCGGGTTTTGACCCTTCACGACCTGGTCCCATATATTGCACCGGAAAGTATGCAGTTGCGGGCGCTTTTGCGGATGCGGCTGCTTTTGAAGCCGGTTGCCAATGCGGCAGATGTTGTTGTGTGTGTGTCGGGGTTTACGGCAAAGATGGGAGAGAGGTTTTTAAGACTTAACGGCAAAAAGATTAGAGTGGTGAAGGAGGCGGCTGCCTTTGGTTTTAAGCCGCTGCCCAAGGAAACGGCACGGGCAATTGTGAGGGAGAGGTTTCACCTTGATGGCGACTATCTCATTTTTGTCAGCACGATTGAGCCCAGAAAAGACCATCCCACCCTATTCAAGGCGCTCAGGCTGGTTCCTGAGGCGCCGTTATTGGTTTTAGTGGGCTCCAGGGGCTGGAGGTCAAAGGGGGTCTTTCAGGAGATGGCGAGGCTCGAGAAAGAGGGAAGGGTGCGTTATCTCGGAAAGGTTGCCGACGAGGACCTGAGAGCGCTTTACAGTGCGGCGCTCCTGGCGGTTTACCCTTCACGGTATGAGGGGTTTGGCCTGCCGGTGTTGGAGGCGATGGCTTGTGGGTGTCCGGTCCTTTCCAGCGACTCGTCAAGCCTGCCCGAGGTCGGGGGTGAGGCGGCGGAGTACTTTCGCAGTGGTGATCACGAGGACCTTGCCAAAAGGTTAAGGGGGTTGCTTAGAAACGAAGAACGGCTAAAGGAAATGGTCCGGCAGGGTTTTGAGAATGTCAATAAATTCAGTTTTCGCAAGGCGGCTGAGGAGTTGGTGAAAATATTCCGGGAAGTGGTTTATGACTAA
- a CDS encoding glycosyltransferase family 1 protein: protein MTKPIIALDARRAVRRMSGIGNYVLQLARYLPKLAPEFRFDLLLDRPLRPDTVPDGCRQQVMGRFVGDGTPLAKFYSPFWLNLYVPKYLERNEVALFHGTNFVKPLWAKCKTVVTIHDLSFLRLPKAYGPIYRRYMKLQVQLALRTAKAIITGSNSAKRDLIEILRVHPEKITVIYNGVGDDFLKRHPESYLQQVRLKLNLPSRFILYVGVIEVKKNLIPLIEAGVNVIKKGLADALILAGRDGRGANKIKGFVRKLGLEKDVRFLGFVPQELLPGLYSLARVVVFPSLYEGFGLPVLEGMASGVPVILSGSSSLPEVAGDAGFILKEATSNEIEHALRMVLGNESLWQQLRERGLKRAQGFSWRESAAKHLEVYRKILLETKRGDNV, encoded by the coding sequence ATGACTAAACCAATTATTGCGCTTGATGCGCGGCGGGCGGTCAGGCGGATGAGTGGCATCGGGAACTATGTTTTGCAACTGGCGCGTTATCTACCCAAATTGGCCCCTGAGTTCAGATTTGATTTGCTCCTTGACCGCCCCCTAAGACCGGATACGGTACCCGATGGCTGCAGGCAACAGGTGATGGGTAGGTTTGTCGGTGATGGCACACCCTTGGCAAAATTTTATTCGCCATTCTGGTTGAACCTTTATGTGCCGAAGTATCTTGAGCGAAATGAGGTAGCGCTTTTTCACGGGACAAATTTCGTCAAGCCGCTTTGGGCAAAATGCAAAACGGTGGTAACAATTCACGACCTTTCGTTTCTGCGCCTCCCTAAGGCATACGGTCCTATTTACCGGCGCTATATGAAACTGCAGGTCCAATTAGCCTTGCGAACAGCAAAGGCAATCATTACCGGCAGTAACTCGGCAAAAAGGGATTTAATTGAGATTTTAAGGGTTCATCCGGAGAAAATTACAGTCATTTATAACGGGGTTGGGGATGATTTTCTTAAAAGACACCCTGAATCCTATCTCCAACAGGTGCGGTTGAAGCTGAACTTGCCCAGCCGCTTCATCCTTTATGTGGGTGTTATTGAGGTGAAGAAGAATCTCATTCCTTTGATTGAGGCGGGTGTCAATGTCATTAAGAAGGGGCTGGCGGATGCACTTATCCTTGCCGGGAGGGATGGGAGAGGTGCGAATAAAATTAAAGGGTTTGTTCGGAAATTGGGGCTGGAAAAAGATGTGAGATTTTTAGGGTTTGTCCCGCAAGAGTTACTTCCAGGACTCTACTCTTTGGCACGGGTGGTGGTTTTTCCTTCCTTATATGAAGGGTTTGGTCTGCCGGTTTTGGAAGGGATGGCTTCAGGGGTGCCGGTGATTCTTTCCGGTTCTTCCTCTCTTCCGGAGGTCGCCGGTGATGCGGGTTTTATTCTTAAAGAAGCTACCTCTAACGAGATTGAACATGCTTTACGAATGGTACTGGGGAATGAGTCATTATGGCAACAGTTGCGGGAGCGGGGGTTGAAGCGCGCCCAAGGGTTTAGCTGGCGAGAGTCGGCGGCAAAGCATCTTGAGGTCTATCGTAAAATTCTACTTGAGACTAAACGTGGAGACAATGTTTAA
- a CDS encoding glycosyltransferase family 2 protein produces MFNIIAIVFFWLPLGLLTYHWFGFPLILWLLVKIYRSKTPQGEGYQLPKVTVAIAAWNEELTIEAKLHNCLSLEYPKEKMEILVGTDAVTDRTNEIVLRFAENDSRIHLITVSERIGKSAVINLLAKEASGDVILFTDADVLLEPNTLMAGVKHFYDPKVGLVLPAYKRVNKEGVAPEGLWDKYENKIKEMEGKLGVAVGVYGWAMFMRRSAFYPLPPDTINDDYVLGIFAFRRGYRSVYEPNSISWTKIEPPEIEFKRKMRISRGNAQQFFRYSDILLPKYGLVAFVFFSHKYLRWLGPFFLLSMFAASGINARTPFFLWMFVLQLIIYSTTPLLLWMRGFWRKFLFPQYFIWTNLALLAGYWQFLFGKRLKYNWLRTERRID; encoded by the coding sequence ATGTTTAATATCATTGCCATCGTATTTTTTTGGCTACCGCTTGGATTATTGACTTATCACTGGTTTGGTTTCCCTCTTATTCTCTGGCTCTTGGTAAAAATTTATCGCTCGAAGACGCCACAAGGGGAGGGGTATCAATTGCCCAAGGTAACGGTAGCCATTGCTGCTTGGAATGAAGAGTTAACGATAGAAGCCAAACTGCATAATTGTTTGAGCCTTGAATATCCTAAAGAAAAGATGGAAATTCTTGTTGGGACAGATGCGGTTACTGACCGCACTAACGAGATCGTGTTGCGTTTTGCAGAAAATGATTCTCGTATTCACTTGATCACTGTATCGGAGCGCATCGGCAAGAGTGCGGTAATTAACCTTCTCGCAAAGGAGGCAAGCGGTGATGTCATCCTTTTTACCGATGCTGATGTACTCCTCGAGCCAAATACATTGATGGCAGGGGTGAAGCATTTTTATGACCCCAAAGTGGGACTCGTTCTCCCAGCTTACAAACGGGTAAATAAAGAGGGAGTAGCTCCAGAGGGGTTATGGGATAAATATGAGAATAAAATCAAGGAGATGGAAGGTAAGTTAGGAGTGGCTGTTGGGGTTTACGGTTGGGCGATGTTTATGCGGAGGTCCGCGTTTTACCCCCTACCTCCTGATACTATAAATGACGATTATGTTCTCGGGATATTTGCATTCCGCCGTGGTTATAGGTCTGTTTATGAACCCAATTCAATCTCTTGGACGAAGATTGAACCGCCTGAAATCGAGTTCAAAAGAAAGATGAGGATAAGTCGCGGGAACGCACAGCAGTTCTTTCGCTACAGTGACATTCTTTTACCCAAGTACGGACTCGTTGCTTTTGTCTTTTTTTCTCACAAGTATCTACGCTGGCTTGGTCCGTTTTTTCTTTTGTCGATGTTTGCTGCCAGCGGTATAAATGCTCGCACGCCCTTCTTTTTGTGGATGTTTGTTCTTCAACTTATTATATACAGTACCACGCCCTTACTTCTCTGGATGCGGGGATTTTGGCGGAAATTTCTTTTCCCCCAATACTTCATTTGGACAAATCTGGCTTTACTCGCAGGCTATTGGCAATTTTTATTTGGAAAACGATTAAAGTATAATTGGTTAAGGACTGAGCGGAGGATTGATTGA
- a CDS encoding pyridoxine 5'-phosphate synthase yields the protein MRTLSVNIDHIATLRQARQESFPDPVQAAALVELGGADGITVHLRQDQRHINRRDVKLLRTTIKTELTVEMAAKPELVRFARLVKPDQVTLVPEVITEVTTTQGLDVLKERRRLARVVADLRKAGIRVCIFIEPDPAQIKAAREMGAQVVELNTDRYSKEPKRRQFHLQRLQKGAEAARELGLSVHVGHGLDYLNVVPILENNIAEGFSIGFAIVARAVFVGLKEAVAEMKRLIQEVRT from the coding sequence ATGCGAACACTTTCGGTTAATATTGACCATATCGCCACGCTCAGGCAGGCGCGACAGGAGAGTTTTCCTGACCCGGTGCAGGCAGCGGCTCTGGTTGAGTTGGGCGGTGCAGATGGCATTACCGTGCATCTCCGTCAGGACCAGCGGCACATCAACAGGCGAGATGTAAAACTCCTGCGCACAACAATCAAGACGGAACTGACTGTGGAGATGGCGGCAAAGCCAGAACTGGTTCGTTTTGCTCGGCTGGTGAAACCAGACCAGGTAACGCTGGTGCCCGAGGTGATTACTGAGGTGACAACAACCCAAGGGCTTGATGTGCTCAAAGAGCGGCGACGGTTAGCGCGCGTGGTAGCGGATTTACGAAAGGCAGGAATCAGGGTTTGTATATTTATTGAGCCCGATCCGGCTCAGATTAAGGCAGCAAGAGAGATGGGCGCGCAGGTGGTGGAGTTAAATACCGACCGCTACAGTAAGGAGCCGAAGCGGAGGCAGTTTCATCTTCAGCGTTTGCAAAAAGGTGCGGAGGCGGCGAGAGAGTTAGGGTTAAGCGTTCATGTGGGGCATGGACTTGATTATTTAAATGTCGTGCCGATTTTGGAGAACAATATCGCTGAGGGCTTTTCCATCGGGTTTGCGATTGTTGCCCGGGCGGTTTTTGTCGGTTTGAAGGAGGCAGTGGCAGAAATGAAAAGGCTTATCCAGGAGGTGCGGACTTGA
- the secD gene encoding protein translocase subunit SecD, which produces MRGAKIKIAIWLIVFVIAGVVLYPSFQLYVLLPRQERSLKERLAQAPTAADSQRVLTEISEFNRHKAALYEKRILHLGLDLVGGMHVVLDVDRSQLTEEEAKRAPELALEVIRNRIDQFGVFEPTIQKTDKGRILVQLPGVDRERALNIIKQPAHLTFQLVEEKAKVYDALKTIDERLQALGVVKTIAESATTPGIDSAGREAAPGSLLSYLRGEGDELDLMISAADTAVFSSLLEKGKEFWPQGYEFRFGPVESEEYAKVVRVYLLKSEPELVGTRLRRAEPAIYQGTDLERANTWVVNFELDREGAAKFASVTGRNVGRRLAIVLDGVVRSAPRIQERIPNGRGQITMNDRRGDKARDLSIVLNSGALPAPVQVVEERSIGASLGADAIRRGLLASLVGAVVVIVFMLIYYGVGGVLADIALFLNMFLLLAVLAALRATLTLPGLAGIALTIGMAVDANVLVFERIREELRAGKTPMAAVDTGYERALVTIIDANATTIITAIALYFIGTGPVRGFAITLAVGLVINVLTAVFLTRFIFDWFLARFEVKTLRI; this is translated from the coding sequence TTGAGAGGCGCAAAAATCAAGATCGCCATCTGGCTGATTGTTTTTGTTATTGCCGGGGTAGTACTTTATCCCAGTTTTCAGCTCTATGTGCTTTTACCCAGACAGGAGCGGTCATTGAAGGAGCGGCTGGCACAGGCACCAACCGCAGCGGACAGCCAGCGGGTTTTGACCGAGATTAGCGAGTTCAACCGTCATAAAGCTGCACTTTATGAAAAGAGGATTCTCCATCTTGGGCTGGATTTGGTCGGTGGGATGCATGTGGTTCTGGATGTGGATAGAAGTCAGTTGACTGAAGAGGAGGCAAAAAGGGCGCCAGAGCTGGCGCTTGAAGTTATCAGGAACAGAATTGACCAGTTCGGCGTTTTTGAGCCGACAATTCAGAAGACCGATAAGGGCAGGATTTTAGTCCAGTTACCCGGCGTTGACCGGGAGCGGGCATTGAACATCATCAAGCAGCCAGCGCATCTCACCTTCCAGTTGGTTGAGGAGAAGGCAAAGGTTTATGATGCCCTGAAGACAATCGATGAGCGTTTGCAGGCGTTAGGTGTGGTTAAAACAATCGCAGAATCGGCAACCACACCGGGAATTGATAGCGCGGGTAGGGAGGCGGCGCCGGGTTCTCTTTTGAGTTATCTGCGCGGTGAGGGTGATGAACTGGATTTGATGATTTCTGCTGCCGACACAGCGGTTTTTTCCAGCCTCTTAGAAAAGGGAAAGGAGTTCTGGCCACAGGGTTATGAGTTCAGGTTTGGTCCAGTTGAATCTGAAGAGTATGCCAAGGTTGTGCGGGTTTATCTGTTAAAGAGCGAGCCGGAATTGGTGGGAACAAGGTTGCGTAGGGCAGAGCCGGCAATTTATCAAGGCACAGACCTTGAGCGGGCAAACACCTGGGTGGTGAATTTTGAACTTGATCGGGAAGGGGCAGCAAAGTTTGCCTCGGTTACCGGCAGGAATGTGGGCAGGAGGCTGGCGATTGTCCTTGACGGGGTTGTCCGTTCTGCACCGAGGATTCAGGAGCGGATTCCCAATGGTAGAGGTCAGATTACGATGAATGACCGCAGGGGAGACAAGGCGCGGGATTTGTCCATTGTCCTTAATTCCGGTGCCCTGCCCGCGCCGGTGCAGGTGGTTGAAGAGCGCTCAATCGGTGCATCTTTAGGTGCGGATGCAATTAGGCGAGGGCTTTTGGCCAGTCTTGTTGGTGCGGTTGTGGTGATTGTTTTTATGCTAATTTATTATGGTGTTGGTGGTGTTCTTGCGGATATCGCCCTTTTCTTAAATATGTTTCTATTACTTGCGGTGCTGGCGGCTTTAAGGGCAACACTTACTTTGCCGGGTCTTGCCGGCATCGCTTTGACCATCGGGATGGCGGTTGATGCCAATGTCTTGGTTTTCGAGCGTATCCGCGAGGAGTTGCGTGCGGGCAAGACGCCGATGGCAGCGGTTGATACTGGATACGAGCGGGCGCTGGTGACCATCATTGATGCGAATGCCACGACCATCATCACCGCGATTGCCCTTTATTTCATCGGCACAGGACCGGTGCGCGGTTTTGCCATTACCTTGGCGGTTGGTCTGGTCATCAATGTGCTTACCGCGGTATTTCTGACGAGGTTCATCTTTGACTGGTTCCTTGCCCGTTTTGAGGTCAAAACCTTAAGGATATAA
- the secF gene encoding protein translocase subunit SecF: MRIIGDTNIPFVQRRRFFFVLSAVLVLASVLLIVIKGFRYGIDFTGGSLVQVHFSRPVKIDAVRQALTAMGEGGASIQETETGDFLIRVKPSEKSGDESSFSVKLRQQFAASFPDNPFEILRDEAVGPRISKELQSKVIWAVLLGIIGILIYVSFRFDFRFGTGAVLALVHDTLITLGCCSLFNKEITITLIAAILTVIGYSVNDSIVVSDRIREDTKKVRKGGFAELCNRAINQTLNRTTITALTTLFVTIALLILASAEIRDFAFVLTIGIVIGTYSSIFIVANLVVELESRFPTKRRR, encoded by the coding sequence ATGAGGATTATTGGCGATACCAACATACCTTTTGTGCAAAGGCGCAGGTTTTTCTTTGTTCTCTCAGCGGTCCTGGTTCTGGCAAGTGTGCTTTTGATTGTTATCAAAGGTTTCCGTTACGGGATTGATTTTACCGGTGGAAGTCTTGTTCAGGTTCACTTTTCTCGCCCGGTGAAGATTGATGCGGTGAGGCAGGCGCTGACAGCAATGGGCGAAGGCGGCGCCTCAATCCAAGAGACCGAGACCGGTGATTTTCTCATCCGGGTGAAACCCTCGGAGAAGTCGGGTGATGAGTCCAGCTTCTCGGTTAAATTGAGGCAGCAGTTTGCCGCATCTTTTCCTGATAACCCCTTTGAAATCCTGCGGGATGAGGCGGTTGGTCCGCGCATCTCCAAGGAGTTGCAGAGCAAGGTTATCTGGGCGGTCCTTCTCGGAATTATCGGCATTCTTATCTATGTCAGTTTCCGGTTTGACTTCAGGTTTGGCACCGGCGCGGTCCTGGCGCTGGTTCATGACACGCTCATTACTCTGGGTTGCTGCTCGCTTTTCAACAAGGAAATCACCATTACCCTGATTGCGGCAATTTTGACCGTGATTGGTTATTCGGTTAATGACTCAATTGTTGTTTCTGACCGCATCCGCGAGGATACGAAAAAGGTGCGTAAGGGAGGCTTTGCCGAACTCTGCAACCGGGCAATAAATCAGACCCTGAACCGCACAACCATAACCGCGCTTACCACCCTTTTTGTTACCATTGCCCTTTTGATTCTGGCTTCGGCAGAGATAAGGGATTTCGCCTTTGTTCTGACCATTGGCATCGTCATCGGCACCTACTCCTCAATCTTTATTGTTGCCAATCTGGTTGTGGAACTGGAGAGCCGTTTTCCGACCAAGCGCCGGCGTTAA
- a CDS encoding phosphatidylglycerophosphatase A encodes MNPKLKFWFQAALGSGLFTGYFPIAPATVTSFFTLIPAFFLCRLPLLSALIIVMVFFLGVWLADDLEKVWGKDPKRVTIDEICGTLITFFYLPVSIWGLVLGFFLWRGFDVLKLPFINQIQRVKGGWGVMLDDVLAGVCANVVLRVLVLLIPWLRG; translated from the coding sequence ATGAACCCCAAACTCAAATTCTGGTTTCAGGCGGCATTGGGTTCGGGTCTTTTCACCGGTTATTTTCCTATAGCACCGGCAACGGTAACAAGTTTTTTTACCTTAATTCCCGCCTTTTTTCTCTGCCGGCTGCCTTTGCTCTCGGCACTTATTATCGTTATGGTTTTTTTCCTCGGGGTCTGGCTTGCCGATGATTTGGAAAAGGTATGGGGAAAGGACCCGAAAAGGGTGACGATTGATGAGATTTGCGGCACACTTATCACCTTCTTTTATCTGCCAGTATCAATCTGGGGTCTTGTCCTCGGGTTTTTCCTCTGGCGCGGTTTTGATGTTTTGAAACTGCCCTTTATCAACCAGATTCAGAGGGTAAAAGGGGGCTGGGGGGTGATGCTGGATGATGTCCTTGCCGGTGTTTGTGCCAATGTGGTTTTAAGGGTTTTGGTTTTGTTAATTCCCTGGTTAAGGGGTTGA